The following are from one region of the Erwinia billingiae Eb661 genome:
- a CDS encoding DUF3320 domain-containing protein: MSIRAQVSIARKLGFTSHQNAVPLLRELVLHNESDQNFQDLTLHLQTAPAVLEAKQWNIDRLLPGTSLDIRERDIKLNAKWLAELTESVMCEVTLSLRQGDEELFTINYPLEALAKNEWGGNAMLELLPSFIMPNDPAVDRLLKATSDVLRSAGKNHALDGYESQSRTRVWEIVSALWTAVCNLSVSYALPPASFERNGQKIRTPGVILEGKVATCLDTTLLFASALEQIGLNSLVFLSEGHAFVGFWLQPHEFAQLVTEDVSSVRKRIDLKEMVVFETTLVTKAHPPSFTQAFEEALKHLTEDEFHAAIDTRRARMQKIRPLALGITRLESQSESELDVRHGFEDAPVLPSFELDIEIEGEKEATGRLVQWQRKLLDLTTRNRLLHLPESAKGIRLICSNPAYLEDKLAEGKRIRIVSLPDLEMGGRDAELYRQQTNENLREEYAQQALDRGEVVSPLEKERLESALIDLYRKSKSDLDEGGANTLFLAVGFLKWKKSAEDPKSYSAPLILLPIQLDRKSALSGVTMRLLEEEPRFNLTLLELLHNDFALTINGLDGELPTDESGIDVDGIWNMVRRAVRDMPGFEVTRDVVIGTFSFAKYLMWKDLIDRAPQLMQSPLVKYLIERGQENAVLEKSGEIVEVDKLDDAVDTRDLFLPLPADSSQIAAVVASAKGRDFVLDGPPGTGKSQTIANMIAHNLALGRRVLFVAEKKAALDVVYRRLEAQGLGEFCLELHSSKTSKMDFLKQLERAWDARDMLTTSEWEEEAGKVQRLRDKLNEVVRLLHLRWPNGLTLHQAMGRVIRDASSLTPEFTWAAGTFHSSLQMTAFREVAKRLELNRNAFKQHDSHFGIINQTEWTNGWQSSLVAEAQAIPGKIQHLENATGELLKATGITLNSTEPDKLIQLTSLCELMSSVAGIDLSFMFAPDAAARIEAAKAAINLLSEIESFKARLSIAYPGNSWLNLNVQQFKTSLEEADKKFWFFATNARKKVIGEVVRQFLLSATPDLTVDLPIIDKLQALHHKLSELTPRTATMPAWNGLDTNLSDLQNTLDLADTLRSALGGFASSPQQLAEIRSAVKTLVINANDLLGSQGIIAALSHNLRASVSGFNEAKARFCNLIKVPERDMSIPILRECAMGIVHHQSALKAWSDWRRVREEAIDQGLLPLINVLVQLDSGDISAAELFETAYCRWFASWMIDSEPLLHNFVPAEHFSDIEAYRTQTDRLARLTVRYIRARLCGVIPAKNEISKQGGFASLKHELQKSRRHKPVRQMAAEMGDAMSKLAPCMLMSPLSVAQFLPSEQPLFDLVIFDEASQISPWDAIGVMARGKQVVIAGDPRQMPPTSFFNRAANETDDTEEDMESILDECLAAGLYNHSLSWHYRSRHESLITFSNHRYYDSNLITFPASETKQSAVKWCKVAGIYSKGKGRHNQAEAEAIVAETVKRLKDKTFIASGKSIGIITLNTEQQKLINDLMDRARQQHPEIEPFFQSELEEPVVVKNLETVQGDERDLIILCIGYGPTEPGANTMSMNFGPLNREGGWRRLNVAVTRARQEMMVFSSFDPSIIDLNRTSARAVADLKHFIEFAQRGPMALAQAVRGSVGGYDSPFEEAVANGLRRRGWQVIPQIGVSRFRIDLGIVHPDKPGDYLVGVECDGATYHSAATARDRDKVRSAILQGLGWKLLRLWSTEWWVDKEGALERLDIAINALLEESRAVEVAIAQTQEEVEIVTAENSNEEVNEEQDFKLVANDEEISAPVESIKPVAHSPVAEYESEGLLQELKYASSAVSEAAQPATAGKYVVNDLKAWQGKTDPEKFYVVEYDETLKALIAEVVNGESPLLDTTLVQRVSRAHGFNRAGRLIRERVMEIVDDHYYVATDHSGEDFVWLSEAQKTDWNSFRLPATDYDVRQVDAIPSEELRALALSFEGTNKISEMASSLGIKRLTSQARQRLELVL, translated from the coding sequence ATGAGCATTAGGGCGCAGGTGAGTATCGCGCGGAAACTGGGATTCACTTCTCACCAGAATGCAGTTCCGCTGTTACGTGAACTTGTCTTGCATAACGAATCAGATCAAAACTTTCAGGATTTAACGTTACATTTGCAGACAGCACCAGCAGTGCTCGAAGCGAAGCAATGGAATATTGATCGCCTGCTTCCAGGTACATCTCTTGATATTCGTGAGCGTGATATAAAGCTCAATGCCAAATGGCTGGCTGAACTGACTGAAAGTGTGATGTGTGAAGTCACACTAAGTTTGCGGCAGGGAGATGAAGAACTTTTCACTATCAATTATCCCCTCGAAGCGTTGGCTAAAAATGAGTGGGGGGGCAATGCAATGTTAGAATTGCTTCCTTCTTTCATTATGCCGAATGATCCTGCCGTAGACCGTCTCCTCAAAGCGACATCGGACGTTTTGCGCAGTGCCGGCAAAAACCATGCGTTGGATGGTTATGAAAGCCAGTCCAGAACTCGCGTATGGGAGATTGTTTCTGCGCTATGGACTGCAGTCTGTAACCTGAGTGTCAGTTATGCACTACCTCCCGCCAGCTTTGAACGTAACGGTCAGAAAATTCGTACTCCGGGCGTTATTCTGGAAGGCAAAGTCGCCACCTGCCTGGATACAACGTTATTATTTGCCTCCGCACTGGAACAAATTGGACTCAACTCTCTGGTATTCCTTAGCGAAGGACATGCCTTTGTTGGTTTCTGGCTTCAACCGCACGAGTTTGCGCAATTAGTCACTGAAGACGTATCTTCGGTTCGTAAGCGCATCGATTTGAAAGAAATGGTGGTGTTTGAAACGACACTGGTCACTAAAGCTCACCCACCTTCATTCACTCAGGCTTTTGAAGAAGCGTTAAAGCACCTTACGGAAGACGAGTTTCACGCAGCCATTGATACTCGCCGTGCGCGGATGCAAAAAATTCGCCCCCTGGCGCTTGGAATCACCCGCCTGGAAAGCCAGTCAGAATCAGAACTGGATGTTCGGCATGGTTTTGAAGATGCACCAGTACTCCCTTCATTTGAGCTTGATATCGAGATTGAAGGGGAAAAAGAAGCAACGGGTCGTCTGGTGCAGTGGCAGCGTAAACTGCTTGATTTGACGACCCGCAACCGTTTACTGCATCTGCCAGAGAGTGCCAAAGGTATCCGGCTGATATGTTCTAATCCCGCCTACCTCGAAGACAAACTGGCAGAAGGTAAACGAATTCGCATTGTCTCATTACCTGACCTTGAGATGGGCGGACGTGATGCTGAATTATATCGTCAGCAGACAAATGAAAATCTCCGTGAGGAATATGCCCAACAGGCTTTGGATCGTGGCGAAGTTGTTTCGCCGCTTGAAAAAGAACGTCTGGAATCAGCGTTGATTGATCTTTATCGTAAATCAAAAAGCGATCTGGATGAGGGCGGTGCCAACACCCTCTTTCTTGCAGTGGGTTTCCTTAAGTGGAAAAAATCAGCTGAAGACCCAAAGAGTTATTCCGCTCCTCTTATTCTTCTACCGATTCAACTTGACCGCAAAAGTGCACTTTCTGGCGTGACCATGCGCTTGCTGGAAGAGGAACCCCGTTTCAATCTCACCTTACTTGAGTTGCTGCACAATGACTTCGCATTAACGATCAACGGTCTTGATGGTGAGTTGCCCACAGATGAAAGTGGCATTGATGTGGATGGTATCTGGAATATGGTGCGCCGCGCTGTGCGCGATATGCCAGGTTTTGAGGTCACACGTGATGTCGTGATAGGCACCTTCTCATTTGCCAAGTATCTGATGTGGAAGGACCTGATCGACAGAGCACCACAACTGATGCAAAGCCCTCTGGTGAAATATCTTATTGAGCGTGGTCAGGAAAATGCTGTTCTCGAGAAAAGTGGAGAAATAGTTGAGGTCGACAAACTTGATGATGCTGTAGACACACGGGATCTGTTCCTGCCATTACCTGCAGACTCCTCGCAAATTGCCGCTGTAGTGGCTTCTGCCAAAGGCCGTGATTTTGTCCTAGATGGACCGCCTGGCACGGGTAAATCACAGACCATTGCCAACATGATCGCACACAATCTGGCGCTGGGAAGGCGTGTATTATTTGTTGCCGAAAAGAAAGCGGCACTTGATGTGGTTTATCGCAGGCTGGAAGCCCAGGGACTCGGCGAGTTTTGTCTGGAGTTACATTCCAGTAAAACGTCAAAAATGGATTTCCTCAAGCAACTTGAACGGGCATGGGATGCTCGCGATATGCTCACCACCAGTGAGTGGGAGGAGGAAGCTGGCAAGGTGCAACGCCTGCGTGACAAGTTGAATGAGGTTGTCCGTTTACTGCATTTGCGCTGGCCAAATGGCCTGACGCTCCATCAGGCGATGGGCCGCGTTATCAGAGATGCCAGTTCTTTAACGCCTGAATTCACATGGGCAGCTGGCACTTTCCATTCCTCTCTACAAATGACAGCGTTCCGTGAAGTTGCCAAACGTCTTGAACTTAATCGTAATGCTTTTAAACAACACGACTCTCATTTTGGAATCATTAACCAGACTGAATGGACGAATGGCTGGCAATCGTCGCTGGTTGCTGAAGCACAGGCAATTCCGGGAAAAATACAGCATCTGGAAAACGCCACAGGGGAATTGCTTAAAGCGACGGGAATTACTCTTAATTCAACCGAGCCAGATAAGCTGATTCAACTGACATCACTCTGCGAGCTAATGTCTAGTGTGGCCGGTATTGATCTGAGTTTTATGTTTGCCCCGGATGCTGCGGCTCGCATTGAAGCTGCAAAAGCGGCAATCAATCTTCTGAGCGAAATTGAATCATTTAAAGCACGACTGTCCATTGCTTATCCCGGAAACAGCTGGCTGAACCTCAATGTTCAGCAGTTTAAAACCTCACTTGAAGAGGCGGACAAAAAATTCTGGTTCTTCGCAACAAATGCCCGTAAGAAAGTCATTGGCGAGGTGGTTCGACAATTTTTACTGAGCGCGACTCCCGACCTGACTGTCGATCTTCCCATTATTGATAAGCTTCAGGCATTACATCACAAGCTGTCTGAGCTAACTCCACGCACGGCGACGATGCCGGCATGGAATGGCCTTGACACCAATCTTTCTGACTTACAGAACACTCTGGATTTAGCTGACACTCTTCGCAGTGCGTTGGGTGGTTTTGCCTCATCCCCTCAGCAGCTTGCAGAGATCCGCTCAGCGGTTAAAACATTGGTTATTAATGCCAATGACTTGCTCGGCTCGCAGGGTATTATTGCTGCTCTATCCCACAACCTGCGTGCTTCTGTATCGGGTTTCAATGAAGCTAAAGCAAGATTCTGCAATCTTATCAAAGTTCCAGAACGCGACATGTCGATACCCATTTTACGCGAATGCGCCATGGGTATCGTGCATCATCAATCGGCTTTAAAAGCCTGGAGTGACTGGCGCCGGGTACGTGAAGAAGCCATTGACCAGGGCTTATTGCCACTGATCAACGTCCTGGTGCAACTTGATTCAGGTGATATCAGCGCAGCTGAGTTGTTTGAAACAGCCTATTGCCGCTGGTTTGCGTCGTGGATGATTGACTCAGAGCCTTTGTTACATAATTTTGTACCAGCTGAACATTTTAGTGATATTGAGGCCTATCGCACCCAGACTGACCGTCTCGCCAGACTTACGGTTCGTTATATTCGTGCTCGATTGTGCGGTGTGATACCCGCAAAAAATGAGATCAGTAAGCAGGGTGGTTTTGCCTCGCTCAAACATGAGTTGCAGAAATCCCGGCGTCATAAGCCTGTCCGCCAGATGGCGGCTGAAATGGGTGATGCTATGTCTAAGCTTGCGCCATGCATGCTGATGAGCCCACTTTCAGTTGCACAATTCCTTCCTTCGGAACAGCCGCTGTTTGATCTGGTGATTTTCGATGAAGCATCACAAATATCCCCCTGGGATGCTATTGGTGTAATGGCGCGCGGTAAACAGGTTGTTATTGCTGGCGATCCACGACAGATGCCGCCCACCAGTTTCTTCAACCGCGCGGCAAATGAGACGGATGATACTGAAGAGGATATGGAAAGCATTCTTGATGAGTGCCTGGCTGCCGGCCTGTATAACCACAGTCTTAGCTGGCATTACCGTAGCCGCCATGAAAGCCTGATAACGTTCTCTAATCATCGGTACTACGACAGCAATCTGATCACTTTCCCTGCATCGGAAACAAAGCAAAGTGCTGTTAAGTGGTGCAAGGTTGCGGGGATCTATTCAAAAGGTAAGGGACGCCATAATCAGGCAGAAGCCGAAGCAATAGTTGCTGAAACCGTAAAACGCCTGAAGGATAAAACGTTTATAGCGTCCGGTAAATCCATTGGCATTATTACGCTGAATACGGAACAGCAAAAACTGATTAATGACCTGATGGATCGTGCCCGGCAACAACATCCCGAAATTGAGCCATTCTTCCAGTCGGAGTTGGAGGAACCTGTTGTGGTTAAAAATCTGGAAACTGTTCAGGGGGATGAGAGAGATTTGATCATACTTTGCATTGGGTATGGTCCGACAGAGCCTGGTGCGAATACTATGTCGATGAACTTCGGACCCTTGAACCGTGAAGGTGGTTGGCGACGTCTCAATGTTGCTGTCACCCGCGCGCGGCAGGAAATGATGGTATTCAGCTCTTTTGATCCCTCAATAATCGATCTCAATCGCACAAGTGCACGCGCGGTTGCTGACCTTAAACACTTTATCGAGTTCGCCCAGCGCGGACCGATGGCTCTGGCACAGGCGGTTCGTGGTTCAGTAGGCGGTTATGACTCTCCATTCGAAGAGGCCGTAGCAAATGGCTTAAGAAGGAGAGGGTGGCAAGTTATTCCGCAGATCGGAGTATCGCGTTTCCGTATTGATTTAGGGATCGTGCATCCAGACAAACCCGGCGACTATCTTGTGGGGGTGGAATGCGACGGTGCCACTTATCACAGCGCAGCCACTGCACGTGATCGTGATAAGGTTCGCAGCGCGATTCTGCAGGGGCTGGGCTGGAAACTTCTCCGCCTGTGGTCAACAGAATGGTGGGTGGATAAGGAAGGCGCACTAGAAAGGTTGGATATAGCGATTAATGCTCTGTTGGAAGAATCCAGAGCAGTTGAAGTCGCCATTGCTCAAACACAAGAAGAGGTAGAGATAGTTACTGCAGAAAACAGCAATGAAGAAGTAAACGAAGAACAAGATTTTAAGCTTGTGGCTAATGATGAAGAAATATCAGCGCCTGTTGAGAGCATTAAACCGGTTGCTCACTCACCAGTAGCAGAATATGAGTCAGAGGGTTTGTTGCAGGAACTGAAGTATGCGTCCTCAGCGGTATCTGAAGCCGCTCAACCTGCAACTGCGGGAAAATATGTCGTGAATGATTTGAAGGCATGGCAGGGCAAAACTGACCCAGAGAAGTTTTATGTCGTGGAGTACGATGAGACGCTAAAAGCTCTTATTGCAGAGGTGGTTAATGGTGAGTCACCTCTCTTGGATACTACACTGGTGCAGCGGGTATCACGTGCTCATGGTTTTAACCGTGCGGGAAGACTGATTCGTGAGCGTGTTATGGAGATAGTAGATGATCACTATTATGTCGCGACCGATCATTCTGGTGAAGATTTTGTCTGGCTGTCAGAAGCACAAAAAACTGATTGGAATTCATTCCGTTTGCCTGCAACGGACTATGATGTTCGTCAGGTTGATGCTATTCCAAGTGAAGAGTTGCGAGCATTGGCTCTGAGTTTTGAAGGAACAAATAAGATTTCGGAAATGGCTAGCTCACTGGGAATTAAACGACTAACCAGTCAGGCGAGACAAAGACTAGAGTTAGTACTCTAA
- a CDS encoding putative T6SS immunity periplasmic lipoprotein has product MNNLIKIRSSILATSVIFLSGCPGSGDRLKADETTTVSKVGAEVCFDIPDASDYQPSLIAINPRGTPPQKLSIKDSPDLTVANGKLCLPPTFYQFSEKRQYIVQYILQKPDDQQSQRSVVIGVEFTGDDVETFTLNANETTR; this is encoded by the coding sequence ATGAATAACTTAATTAAAATACGCTCCTCTATCTTAGCGACCTCAGTTATTTTCCTGAGTGGATGCCCAGGTTCAGGTGACAGGCTAAAAGCTGACGAAACGACTACGGTCAGTAAAGTTGGGGCTGAAGTATGCTTTGATATTCCAGATGCCAGTGACTACCAACCTTCTCTCATCGCAATAAACCCGAGAGGAACGCCTCCACAAAAGCTGTCCATAAAGGACTCACCTGATTTGACTGTCGCAAATGGAAAACTTTGTCTCCCTCCCACATTTTATCAATTCTCTGAGAAACGCCAGTACATCGTACAATACATTCTTCAGAAACCTGACGATCAGCAGTCTCAACGAAGCGTCGTGATTGGGGTTGAGTTCACCGGCGACGATGTTGAAACCTTTACATTAAACGCGAACGAAACCACGCGCTGA
- a CDS encoding HD domain-containing protein: MTQKKTDNFEDLLLGKFLDPIHGVIRITKLEKKIIDHPLFQRLRDIRQNTFLYKVFPSAMHSRFEHSVGVMHLSYEILKNLDLNALIFNRKSKDVDLYLEIKEMPVSLIQELRIAALLHDVGHGPLAHQFDSFAIDIKKFKEKCKTEDTQEYDKIISLADNEDGKLSHEQVSCIFIKEIIYELKNKAESESDGDDVYK, translated from the coding sequence ATGACGCAAAAAAAAACTGATAACTTTGAAGACCTGCTTCTGGGGAAATTTCTAGATCCTATACATGGAGTCATTCGAATAACTAAGCTCGAAAAAAAAATAATTGACCATCCTTTATTTCAAAGGCTGAGGGATATTAGGCAGAATACGTTTTTATATAAAGTGTTTCCTTCTGCAATGCACTCTCGTTTTGAACACTCAGTTGGAGTTATGCATTTATCGTATGAAATATTGAAAAATTTAGATTTGAATGCATTGATCTTTAATCGTAAAAGTAAGGACGTTGATCTCTATTTGGAGATTAAAGAAATGCCAGTAAGTCTTATTCAGGAACTGCGTATTGCAGCTTTGTTACATGATGTTGGACATGGTCCTCTAGCCCATCAATTCGATAGTTTTGCAATAGATATAAAAAAATTCAAAGAAAAATGCAAGACTGAAGACACTCAGGAATACGATAAGATTATATCACTAGCTGATAATGAAGACGGAAAATTAAGTCACGAACAAGTGTCATGTATTTTTATCAAGGAAATAATTTATGAATTGAAAAATAAAGCTGAAAGTGAATCTGATGGTGACGATGTTTATAAATAG
- the yajD gene encoding HNH nuclease YajD, whose amino-acid sequence MALIPKNYTRLESGYREKALKIYPWVCGRCSREFVYSNLRELTVHHIDHDHTNNPEDGSNWELLCLYCHDHEHSKYTEADQYGTSVVAGEDAQNDVDAATYNPFADLKSMLNKKK is encoded by the coding sequence ATGGCTCTGATCCCCAAAAACTACACCCGTCTGGAAAGCGGCTACCGCGAGAAAGCCCTGAAAATCTATCCGTGGGTGTGTGGACGCTGCTCGCGTGAGTTTGTTTACTCCAACCTGCGTGAACTTACGGTTCACCATATCGATCATGACCATACCAATAACCCGGAAGACGGCAGTAACTGGGAGCTGTTGTGTCTGTATTGCCATGATCACGAGCATTCGAAGTACACCGAAGCTGACCAGTACGGCACCTCGGTGGTGGCGGGCGAAGACGCGCAGAATGACGTGGATGCCGCGACCTACAATCCGTTTGCCGATTTAAAGTCGATGCTCAACAAGAAGAAGTAG
- a CDS encoding cold-shock protein codes for MAMNGTITTWFKDKGFGFIKDENGDNRYFHEVKVANPDLIKKDAAVTFEPTTNSKGLSAYAVKVAPESKYIYIAGERIKLTSIKSYVVFSEEMPADTRIDKENAVLSVGILMSSIKPKSATTAGEMRSVKKLAITTFQGTTLIFSEDEIDVDTTVKMLKV; via the coding sequence ATGGCGATGAACGGAACGATCACAACCTGGTTTAAAGATAAAGGCTTTGGATTTATCAAAGATGAAAACGGTGATAACCGGTATTTTCATGAGGTTAAGGTCGCCAACCCTGATCTGATCAAGAAAGATGCGGCGGTGACTTTCGAACCCACCACCAACAGCAAAGGGTTGTCAGCCTATGCGGTCAAGGTCGCACCGGAAAGCAAATACATTTATATCGCGGGTGAACGCATTAAGCTTACCTCGATCAAGTCTTACGTGGTGTTCAGCGAAGAAATGCCAGCTGATACCCGCATCGATAAAGAAAATGCCGTGCTTTCCGTCGGCATTCTGATGAGCAGCATCAAGCCAAAGTCCGCGACCACCGCGGGCGAAATGCGCTCGGTGAAAAAACTGGCGATCACTACCTTCCAGGGAACGACCTTAATCTTCTCGGAAGATGAGATCGACGTGGATACCACGGTGAAAATGCTGAAGGTCTGA
- a CDS encoding HD domain-containing protein, with the protein MDYLLRDSYFSGVKYGIYDYGRLLMSFIPVEVENNIYLAYKESGMDSILEFANARSGLYSQVYFHKTNRALSAMLNKACSGSGAVSVISLETEDKIIDLIKNFYLSNPDKKFLEHTLKSKLNEDSIKIIDDIVSRNVWKKIYEKKHTFSNVRLSNNTFKECKKEISEKIKVILGNAISGNEWVLDFQIEDNFKDIEESQAKIIKKEINGKYKINELRDCNEVLQPYHYVKFFIRVFVSKATQTEILGICEGLIKDIEEIVKDKINNVESEK; encoded by the coding sequence ATGGACTACTTACTGAGAGATAGCTACTTCTCAGGTGTTAAGTACGGGATTTATGATTATGGACGATTGCTAATGTCGTTTATCCCTGTTGAGGTTGAAAATAATATTTACTTGGCATATAAAGAAAGTGGTATGGATTCAATTCTAGAGTTTGCCAATGCAAGAAGCGGTCTTTATAGTCAAGTTTATTTTCATAAAACCAATCGCGCGTTATCTGCCATGCTTAACAAAGCGTGTTCTGGCTCAGGTGCTGTTAGTGTTATATCTTTAGAGACTGAAGATAAAATCATTGATTTGATCAAAAATTTTTATCTAAGCAATCCAGACAAGAAGTTTTTAGAGCATACGCTTAAAAGTAAATTAAATGAAGATTCAATAAAAATAATCGATGATATTGTTAGTAGAAATGTGTGGAAAAAAATATATGAAAAAAAACACACATTTTCCAATGTTAGACTTTCAAATAATACATTCAAGGAGTGCAAAAAGGAAATATCTGAAAAGATCAAAGTCATTCTCGGAAATGCTATAAGTGGAAATGAATGGGTCCTTGATTTTCAGATTGAAGATAACTTCAAAGACATTGAGGAAAGCCAAGCCAAAATAATTAAAAAAGAAATAAATGGAAAGTATAAAATAAATGAATTGCGTGATTGTAACGAAGTGCTTCAACCATATCACTATGTTAAATTCTTTATTCGTGTTTTTGTATCAAAGGCCACTCAAACTGAAATTCTCGGAATATGTGAAGGGCTGATTAAAGATATTGAAGAAATTGTTAAAGATAAAATAAATAATGTTGAAAGTGAAAAGTAA
- a CDS encoding Hcp family type VI secretion system effector, translating to MSVDMYLKVDGVTGESADSNHKNWIDIQSFNWGASQPGNMAVGGGGGAGKVQFSDLAVQAFIDKGTPAIMKFCASGKHVNSVELSVCKAGGQKVEYTRIVLEDVLVTGCKFTGVGSTDKIMVSYYFQAAKVNLHYWEQSDQGTKGAETKSGWDVKLNKEI from the coding sequence ATGTCTGTTGATATGTATCTGAAAGTTGATGGTGTAACCGGTGAGTCCGCTGATTCGAATCATAAGAACTGGATTGATATTCAGTCCTTCAACTGGGGAGCCAGCCAGCCGGGTAACATGGCAGTCGGTGGCGGCGGCGGTGCCGGTAAGGTCCAGTTTAGCGACCTGGCGGTGCAGGCGTTTATCGATAAAGGCACACCGGCGATCATGAAGTTTTGTGCGTCAGGCAAACATGTTAACAGCGTTGAGCTTTCCGTTTGTAAGGCCGGTGGGCAGAAAGTTGAGTACACGCGTATCGTCCTTGAAGACGTGCTGGTCACAGGATGCAAATTCACCGGCGTGGGCAGCACCGATAAAATCATGGTCAGCTATTACTTCCAGGCAGCAAAAGTGAATCTTCATTACTGGGAGCAAAGCGATCAGGGTACCAAAGGCGCGGAAACGAAATCAGGATGGGACGTCAAACTGAATAAAGAAATCTAA
- a CDS encoding DUF2058 domain-containing protein, giving the protein MTKLTLQEQMLKAGLVSSKKLAKVQKTAKKSRVQAREAREAVEENKKAQAERDKQLSEQQKQAALSKEHKAQVKQLIEMNRIAIAKGTIDFNFTDNNLIKKIAVDKTTQSQLISGRLAIARLSADNNGENTYAIIPASVADKIAQRDANSIVLNSALSQEEQDEDDPYADFKVPDDLMW; this is encoded by the coding sequence ATGACAAAACTCACCTTACAAGAGCAGATGCTAAAAGCGGGATTAGTGTCGAGCAAGAAATTGGCCAAAGTGCAGAAGACGGCCAAGAAATCACGCGTTCAGGCGCGTGAAGCCAGAGAAGCGGTTGAAGAGAATAAAAAAGCGCAGGCCGAGCGTGATAAGCAGCTGAGTGAACAACAAAAGCAGGCCGCGTTATCGAAAGAGCACAAGGCGCAGGTGAAGCAGCTGATTGAAATGAACCGGATCGCCATTGCCAAAGGCACCATCGATTTCAACTTCACCGACAATAATCTGATCAAGAAAATTGCCGTGGATAAAACCACGCAATCCCAGCTGATCAGCGGCCGTCTGGCCATTGCCCGCCTGAGTGCGGATAACAACGGTGAAAATACTTACGCCATTATTCCTGCCAGCGTCGCCGACAAGATTGCCCAACGTGATGCGAACAGCATTGTCCTGAACAGTGCATTGAGTCAGGAAGAGCAGGATGAAGACGATCCGTACGCGGACTTTAAAGTGCCCGATGATTTGATGTGGTGA
- a CDS encoding DUF2543 family protein yields the protein MNNEIALKYYDIADDYVAESAKPVSEPQRDALAHYFQLLLTRLSDNQEISEDTQNEMAREAGIDEQQIDGIANYLNEWGNE from the coding sequence ATGAATAACGAAATAGCGCTTAAATATTATGACATCGCCGATGATTATGTGGCGGAATCTGCCAAGCCGGTGAGCGAGCCACAGCGTGATGCGCTGGCTCATTATTTCCAGCTGCTGCTGACCCGCCTGTCGGATAATCAAGAAATCAGCGAAGACACGCAGAACGAGATGGCCCGCGAAGCGGGTATCGACGAGCAGCAGATTGATGGCATTGCGAACTACCTGAATGAATGGGGCAACGAGTAG